The genomic interval GTCGACCGGAAACCAAGTAGCCACCGCCATAATGATCACTGGACTGCTGTTAAACGAGACTATCTGAACCGGGCATTCTCAGAAGTGCGAGATAAAACTAATTTATTTAAGGGGCAAAAAGCCAGAGAGTGCCCTACTTTTCACGAAATACGATCATTGGGTGGTTATCTCTATGAAAAAGCAGGCTATGGCAAAAGCACTATCAGAAGGCTGATGGGGCATACTGAAGAGTATATGACCAACTACTATTGGAAGGTCACTCAGAACGATGGACCAATGTATCAGCAGAATTGAACATCGATCTACAAGAGACTAAATAGCTCAGATAAAGATAACTAAAAGCCTCCAGAGCAACCACTGTCACGACTAATTCTATCTTCAATATTGAGCTAAAAAAAGTTTATACTGAAATGATCAGTTGTATCCAAACCAGACCTAACGGAGGCTGCTCGTGAGTAAAGTAACTGAAGCCTATATGAAGCTTATGAAGTTTTATAATGAGCTTGCTGATCAGGGAGTTGAAATTGATTTAAGTACGCCAGGAAAAAAAGGGTGCACAAAAAAAGAAATACAAGAATTAGAATCTAAATTGGGGTATTCAATTGGCTCTGAACTTAGAGATTTTTTAACTTTTTCATACCCTCAGGAAAGTACTCATTGTATTTGGCTTGGGGGTAGCTTTTTTGAAAAAGATGAAGAAGAGGAAAGCGATGAGCAAGACCCCGGTTGGGAAACTTATCTAAATACTTGTATAGATGGCATTATAACAGCTTATAAGGAAGGGCTTGAGCTTGCGGAAGAATATAAGTCTGATGATTCAATGGGTGTTGAAGATATTAGATTAAAGCATAGTGACATGAATAAAATGTGGATACCGATAGGATATGATTCATTAGGACAGCATGGTTATTTTATTGATATGGACCCTTCTTCAGTTGGTAAAGTAGGTCAAATAATTTCAGGTGCAGGGGAAAGCTCACCCTCTTACGTTATAGCTGACACTTTAGCTGAGTTTTTCTCAGTTGTTTTAAAGTGCCATAAAGATAAAGTTGAGTGGTCAGATATTTTATCTGATCAATTTGAAAATAGTAATTTTAATAAATTCAACTTGGAAAATGGGGTAGAAAACACAGACGAGGTGGAAGAAGAAAGCTCCATTGAAGAAATAAGCCCCAACTACCAAGAAGAAGATGATCGAGAACTTGCAATGGACTTAGGCCTATCTTTCGATGAGTTTTGCAAGTTAAGAAAGTGTCAGGAATTTAATGGTATACATATTAGTTTAGATAATTTAGGTGAAATGGCTATTAAGATGAATTTACCTGATGACCCTGAAACTGGCTATATTGGACTGACATTTATAAACGATACATTTTTTTCCGATACAAATGATAGCATTAAAGAGTATTCGAACGATAAAGAGATGTTAGATACTGTTTGCAAGATAGTAGAAAAGGTATTTCCTTTACTAAATAGCAATCACAATAATGTCAAATTTGTAGCTGAATTGATAATTTCTGATTGTTTTAAGTTCTTATTTGTTGGTGGCCGCGTTAATGAAGCCTATAGATTAATTCCTTATGCAAAAAAATCGGATAAGCGTTTTGCTATTAATAAAATTAATAAGATGATGAGCAACCCTCTAA from Spartinivicinus poritis carries:
- a CDS encoding SMI1/KNR4 family protein produces the protein MSKVTEAYMKLMKFYNELADQGVEIDLSTPGKKGCTKKEIQELESKLGYSIGSELRDFLTFSYPQESTHCIWLGGSFFEKDEEEESDEQDPGWETYLNTCIDGIITAYKEGLELAEEYKSDDSMGVEDIRLKHSDMNKMWIPIGYDSLGQHGYFIDMDPSSVGKVGQIISGAGESSPSYVIADTLAEFFSVVLKCHKDKVEWSDILSDQFENSNFNKFNLENGVENTDEVEEESSIEEISPNYQEEDDRELAMDLGLSFDEFCKLRKCQEFNGIHISLDNLGEMAIKMNLPDDPETGYIGLTFINDTFFSDTNDSIKEYSNDKEMLDTVCKIVEKVFPLLNSNHNNVKFVAELIISDCFKFLFVGGRVNEAYRLIPYAKKSDKRFAINKINKMMSNPLIKLAYNQELRSKFMEKLES